Proteins encoded within one genomic window of Triticum aestivum cultivar Chinese Spring chromosome 2D, IWGSC CS RefSeq v2.1, whole genome shotgun sequence:
- the LOC123052852 gene encoding peroxisomal (S)-2-hydroxy-acid oxidase GLO5, whose amino-acid sequence MEITNVTEYQAIAKQKLPKMIYDYYASGAEDEWTLQENREAFARILFRPRILIDVSKIDMTTTILGFKLSMPIMISPTAMQKMAHPDGEYATARAASAAGTIMTLSSWATSSVEEVASTGPGIRFFQLYVYKDRKVVEQLVRRAEKAGFKAIALTVDTPRLGRREADIKNRFVLPPNLTLKNFEGLDLGKMDQANDSGLASYVAGQIDRTLSWKDVKWLQSITTMPILVKGVITAEDSRLAVENGAAGIIVSNHGARQLDYVPATISALEEVVKGAGGQIPVFLDGGVRRGTDVFKALALGAAGVFIGRPVVFSLAVAGEAGVSNVLKMLRDEFELTMALSGCNSLADITRNHVVTEADKFGVMPSRL is encoded by the exons ATGGAGATCACCAATGTCACAGAGTACCAGGCCATCGCCAAGCAGAAGCTTCCCAAGATGATCTACGACTACTACGCCTCCGGCGCCGAGGACGAGTGGACGCTCCAGGAGAACAGAGAGGCCTTTGCCAGGATCCT GTTCCGCCCGCGCATTCTCATCGATGTATCCAAAATCGACATGACAACAACTATCCTGGGGTTCAAGCTCTCAATGCCCATCATGATTTCCCCCACTGCCATGCAGAAGATGGCTCACCCAGATG GAGAGTATGCAACTGCCCGCGCAGCATCAGCAGCAGGCACTATAATG ACATTGTCGTCCTGGGCTACTTCGAGTGTTGAGGAGGTTGCCTCAACCGGACCAGGGATCCGTTTCTTCCAACTCTAT GTGTACAAGGACAGGAAGGTGGTCGAGCAGCTTGTGAGGAGAGCGGAAAAGGCTGGATTCAAGGCGATAGCGCTCACCGTGGACACCCCGCGACTTGGCCGCAGGGAAGCTGATATCAAGAACAG ATTTGTTTTGCCACCAAATTTGACACTCAAGAACTTTGAAGGTTTGGACCTCGGGAAAATGGACCAG GCTAACGATTCAGGACTAGCTTCATATGTCGCCGGTCAGATCGACCGCACACTGAGCTGGAAG GATGTGAAGTGGCTGCAGTCCATCACCACGATGCCGATCCTGGTGAAAGGAGTGATCACCGCAGAGGACAGCAGGCTCGCCGTGGAGAACGGCGCGGCCGGAATCATCGTGTCCAACCACGGCGCCCGGCAGCTGGACTACGTCCCGGCGACCATCAGCGCCCTGGAAGAGGTCGTGAAGGGTGCTGGCGGGCAGATCCCCGTCTTCCTGGACGGCGGTGTGCGCCGCGGCACCGACGTCTTCAAGGCGCTCGCTCTCGGCGCCGCCGGCGTCTTC ATCGGAAGGCCGGTGGTGTTCTCGCTGGCGGTGGCCGGGGAGGCCGGGGTGAGCAACGTGCTCAAGATGCTGCGCGACGAGTTCGAGCTGACCATGGCGCTCAGCGGCTGCAACTCGCTGGCCGACATCACCCGCAACCACGTCGTCACCGAGGCCGACAAATTCGGCGTCATGCCGTCCCGCTTGTAA
- the LOC123052853 gene encoding peroxisomal membrane protein 13 — protein MAGAPPKPWERAGAEGTSGPSPFKPPSGGSTSDVVEASGTAKPGETIAATERNMSANVNNSISRPMPQRPWQQTGYGNSYGGTGYGSNMYSSVGGYGSTYGSGGLYGNSMYSSYGGGGGLYGGSGMYGGGMYNSGMGSSYGGYGMGGMGGMGGMGGMGGMGGMGGMGPYGNPDPNSFGPPAAPPGFWVSFLRVMHGAVSFFGRVAFLVEQNTQAFYLFITAMLQLFDRSGMLYGELARFVLRLLGVRTKSKKGRVQGAEAPAFEGPGQQLFEAPKAANNSWDNVWGN, from the exons GTGCACCACCAAAACCGTGGGAACGTGCTGGGGCTGAGGGAACATCCGGTCCGTCTCCTTTCAAACCACCATCTGGTGGCAGCACTAGCGATGTCGTCGAAGCTTCTGGTACAGCTAAACCTGGAGAAACCATTGCTGCTACAGAGAGGAACATGTCGGCCAATGTAAATAACTCCATCTCGAGGCCTATGCCCCAACGTCCTTGGCAGCAAACAGGCTATGGAAATTCCTATGGAG GAACAGGATACGGATCCAATATGTATAGTTCGGTTGGTGGATATGGCAGTACTTATGGTAGTGGCGGGCTCTATGGGAATAGCATGTACTCGAGCTATGGAGGAGGTGGCGGCCTCTATGGAGGTTCCGGGATGTATGGAGGAGGCATGTACAACAGTGGCATGGGAAGCTCTTATGGTGGTTACGGCATGGGTGGCATGGGCGGCATGGGTGGTATGGGCGGCATGGGTGGCATGGGCGGTATGGGTGGTATGGGTCCTTACGGCAATCCGGATCCAAATTCATTTGGCCCTCCCGCAGCACCACCGGGTTTCTGGGTGTCCTTCCTACGCGTG ATGCATGGTGCTGTCAGTTTCTTTGGGCGAGTTGCATTTCTCGTTGAACAAAACACACAAGCCTTCTATTTATTCATTACAGCTATGTTGCAG CTCTTTGATCGGTCTGGGATGCTTTACGGTGAGCTTGCGAGATTTGTCTTGCGCCTGCTAGGAGTCCGAACAAAGTCAAAGAAAGGCCGTGTTCAGGGCGCTGAGGCCCCTGCATTCGAGGGACCTGGCCAGCAGCTTTTTGAGGCACCAAAAGCCGCCAACAACTCATGGGACAATGTTTGGGGAAACTAA